A window of Excalfactoria chinensis isolate bCotChi1 chromosome Z, bCotChi1.hap2, whole genome shotgun sequence contains these coding sequences:
- the CTXN3 gene encoding cortexin-3 has protein sequence MMKRRRLWDYSFYFPWMMDGEIFAATLVPSGNMTPDSSMTLEQKTTFAFVILLFIFLGILIVRCFRILLDPYRSMPTSTWADGLDGLEKGQFDYALA, from the coding sequence ATGATGAAAAGGAGGAGGCTGTGGGATTATTCGTTTTATTTTCCCTGGATGATGGACGGAGAGATATTCGCTGCCACTTTGGTGCCATCTGGGAACATGACACCAGATTCTAGCATGACCCTAGAACAGAAAACAACCTTTGCctttgtgattttattatttattttcttgggaATCCTCATCGTTCGCTGCTTCCGAATTCTCCTTGACCCCTACCGGAGTATGCCAACCTCAACCTGGGCTGATGGACTTGATGGGCTGGAGAAAGGCCAGTTTGATTATGCTCTTGCTTAG